The following are encoded together in the Phyllopteryx taeniolatus isolate TA_2022b chromosome 21, UOR_Ptae_1.2, whole genome shotgun sequence genome:
- the mllt11 gene encoding protein AF1q — translation MMEKSCSQYDSFLFWRQPIPALDLSELQDLGLVDGLRNPAKDELTGREQHEELSEFSSFNYWRDPIADVDALLADLNLLL, via the exons ATGATGGAGAAATCGTGCAGCCAGTACGACTCGTTCCTGTTCTGGAGGCAGCCCATCCCGGCGCTGGACCTCTCCGAGCTGCAGGACCTCGGACTGGTCGACGGTCTTCGGAACCCGGCCAAAGACGAGCTGACTGGACGTGAGCAGCAC GAGGAGCTGAGCGAGTTCTCGTCCTTCAACTACTGGAGGGATCCCATCGCCGACGTGGACGCGCTGCTGGCCGACCTCAACCTGCTGCTCTGA